Proteins from a single region of Segatella copri:
- a CDS encoding ATP-binding protein has translation MGRAKRIPYGVSDFIDIIERNQYYVDKTMYIPKLEDEPDALFFIRPRRFGKSLFISMLRAYYDIKRKDKFDKLFGNLWIGSHPTENQGKYQVLFLDFSKIGGSIDQLEENFNAYCNECIDSFIETYQEYYPERVVESVLKAKTAARKLNAIGIAAEKKNLPLYLIVDEYDNFTNVVLNEQGEEVYTALTHASGFYREIFKVFKGMFSKIFMTGVSPVTLDDLTSGFNIGWHISTKPAFNQMLGFSTEDVRELFTYYKENGEIRPDSDVEAIINEMKPWYDNYCFSESALKTQSKVFNSDMVFYYLRNYREAGESPKLMVDPNTKTDYGKMKKLLQLDKLDGDRKGVLRIIIENGEIIGNIEESFPAKLLVRPQIFISLLFYYGMLTIKGTRGDQLVLGIPNNNVRKQYYTYLLEQYDEVCAVDEMSLKSLFTDMAFDGQWKPALEFMAQAYAKVSSVRDSIEGERNLQGFFMAYLNLNSYYYTMPELELNHGYCDFFLLPDLTHYDTKHSYIIELKMLSKKDFGAMADNGRQTKAEEQWEQAVEQINRYADAPRVEALRQGTKLHKIIMQFEGYQLRKIDEID, from the coding sequence ATGGGACGAGCTAAAAGAATACCTTACGGAGTGTCTGACTTCATCGACATCATAGAGAGAAATCAATATTATGTCGATAAGACCATGTATATACCAAAGTTAGAGGATGAGCCTGATGCCTTGTTCTTTATTCGCCCTCGTCGTTTTGGCAAGAGCTTGTTTATCAGTATGCTGAGGGCTTATTATGACATCAAACGTAAAGATAAGTTTGATAAGTTGTTTGGCAACCTTTGGATCGGTTCGCATCCTACAGAAAATCAGGGAAAGTATCAAGTCTTGTTTCTTGATTTCTCCAAGATAGGAGGTTCGATAGACCAATTGGAAGAAAACTTCAATGCCTATTGCAATGAATGTATTGATAGCTTTATCGAAACTTATCAGGAGTATTATCCCGAACGAGTAGTGGAAAGTGTGTTGAAGGCAAAAACTGCTGCCAGAAAGTTGAATGCCATTGGGATTGCTGCAGAGAAAAAGAATCTTCCACTTTATCTTATAGTAGATGAGTATGACAACTTTACCAATGTTGTGCTCAATGAGCAGGGGGAGGAAGTGTATACGGCTCTTACCCATGCCAGTGGTTTTTATCGGGAGATTTTCAAGGTGTTTAAGGGAATGTTCTCTAAAATCTTTATGACAGGCGTAAGTCCTGTTACACTGGATGATTTGACCAGTGGATTCAACATAGGATGGCATATCTCTACCAAGCCTGCCTTTAATCAAATGCTTGGTTTCTCTACCGAAGATGTAAGAGAACTCTTCACTTATTATAAGGAGAACGGGGAGATTCGTCCTGATAGTGATGTGGAGGCTATCATTAACGAAATGAAACCATGGTATGACAATTATTGTTTCTCGGAAAGTGCCTTGAAAACTCAGAGTAAAGTTTTCAACAGCGATATGGTATTCTATTACTTACGCAATTATCGTGAGGCTGGTGAATCTCCTAAGCTGATGGTGGATCCTAATACCAAGACAGACTATGGCAAGATGAAGAAATTGCTGCAGCTTGATAAACTGGATGGCGACCGTAAGGGTGTGCTGCGCATTATCATCGAGAATGGAGAAATAATAGGTAATATTGAGGAAAGTTTTCCTGCCAAATTGTTGGTAAGACCACAGATATTTATCAGTCTTCTGTTCTATTATGGAATGTTGACAATAAAGGGAACACGCGGAGACCAGCTGGTGCTTGGCATTCCAAATAATAATGTTCGCAAGCAATACTATACCTATCTGCTGGAGCAATATGACGAAGTCTGTGCGGTAGACGAAATGAGTCTTAAGTCTTTGTTTACCGATATGGCTTTTGATGGTCAATGGAAACCTGCGCTGGAGTTTATGGCACAGGCTTATGCCAAGGTCTCTTCCGTTAGAGATAGCATAGAGGGTGAACGTAATCTGCAAGGTTTCTTTATGGCATATTTGAATCTGAACAGTTACTATTATACGATGCCCGAATTGGAATTGAATCATGGATATTGTGACTTTTTCCTGTTGCCAGACTTGACTCATTACGATACCAAGCACAGCTATATTATCGAACTGAAGATGCTGTCAAAGAAAGATTTTGGAGCTATGGCTGATAACGGCAGACAAACCAAGGCGGAAGAGCAATGGGAGCAAGCTGTGGAACAAATAAACCGATATGCCGATGCTCCAAGGGTAGAAGCCTTGCGTCAAGGTACCAAACTCCATAAGATAATTATGCAGTTTGAGGGGTATCAGTTGAGGAAGATAGATGAAATTGATTAA
- a CDS encoding tetratricopeptide repeat protein: protein MTAEEYFQQGNAWRKQGDFKRALDCYMEAIALDPESPAVAAKEMLDDIMSFYCKDYYNP, encoded by the coding sequence ATGACAGCAGAAGAATATTTTCAGCAAGGTAATGCCTGGCGAAAGCAGGGTGACTTTAAGCGTGCCCTCGACTGCTATATGGAGGCCATTGCCCTCGATCCGGAGAGCCCTGCCGTAGCAGCCAAGGAGATGCTGGATGATATCATGAGCTTCTATTGCAAAGACTACTACAATCCATAA
- the trpS gene encoding tryptophan--tRNA ligase encodes MGKIILTGDRPTGKLHLGHYIGSLQRRVQLQNAGDFDRMFVFMADVQALTDNADNPEKIRQNITEVALDYLSAGLDPQKCTLYIQSMIPELAELTTYLMNLISVSRVQRNPTVKTEIKMRNFEANIPLGFFCYPVSQAADITAFKATTVPAGEDQEPMLEVTRELVRRFNQTYAPVLVEPEILLPEIACCRRLPGTDGKEKMSKSLGNCIYMSDDEKTVWKKVKKMSNGEPRMSMEEPGHLEGNAVFTYLEAFSTPEDFAEFWPEFKTLDELKEQYVKGGIGDGTCKKFLNSVINKMLDPIRARRHEFEQDIPEVFNILKKGSEDAREFAAQTMDEVRKAMRIDYFSDAAYIEEQAAKFKV; translated from the coding sequence ATGGGAAAGATTATATTGACGGGCGACCGTCCTACAGGTAAACTTCACCTGGGTCATTACATCGGCTCTCTGCAGCGCCGAGTACAACTTCAGAACGCTGGCGACTTCGACAGAATGTTCGTTTTCATGGCAGATGTTCAGGCTTTGACTGATAATGCCGACAATCCTGAGAAAATTCGACAGAACATCACAGAGGTGGCTCTTGACTATCTCTCTGCGGGCCTCGACCCACAGAAGTGTACACTCTATATCCAGAGTATGATTCCAGAGTTGGCTGAGTTGACTACCTATCTGATGAACCTCATCTCTGTATCTCGTGTTCAGCGTAACCCAACCGTGAAGACAGAGATCAAAATGCGTAACTTCGAGGCAAACATTCCGCTTGGTTTCTTCTGCTATCCTGTGAGTCAGGCTGCCGACATCACCGCTTTCAAGGCTACAACCGTGCCTGCCGGTGAGGACCAGGAGCCTATGCTGGAGGTAACCCGCGAGTTGGTTCGCCGCTTCAACCAGACTTATGCGCCTGTATTGGTAGAGCCGGAGATTCTGCTTCCAGAGATTGCCTGCTGCCGTCGTCTTCCTGGAACTGACGGTAAGGAGAAGATGAGTAAGAGTCTCGGCAACTGCATCTACATGAGCGACGATGAGAAGACCGTTTGGAAGAAGGTGAAGAAGATGTCTAACGGTGAGCCACGTATGAGCATGGAAGAGCCGGGACATCTGGAGGGCAATGCCGTGTTCACCTATCTCGAGGCATTCTCTACTCCTGAGGACTTCGCTGAATTCTGGCCTGAGTTCAAGACTTTGGATGAGTTGAAGGAGCAGTATGTGAAGGGTGGTATCGGTGACGGCACCTGCAAGAAGTTCCTGAACAGCGTTATCAACAAGATGCTCGACCCAATCCGTGCCCGCCGTCATGAGTTTGAGCAGGATATTCCTGAGGTATTCAATATCCTGAAGAAGGGTAGCGAGGATGCCCGCGAGTTTGCAGCCCAGACCATGGATGAGGTTCGCAAGGCTATGCGTATCGACTACTTCAGCGATGCTGCCTATATTGAGGAGCAGGCTGCGAAATTTAAGGTTTGA
- a CDS encoding transglutaminase domain-containing protein, which translates to MKIRKMLQYRLADLDSMLVLLFAFLQPISAQKADDNVHILQCNDRYVFKTDDAGKTIVVNTTDYEYGVTQYSALVQPCAYCGEFIRLDKAQCKGYAQYKSAIPRNVFYDDTKICYFSYQIPKVGKTLKASFTRTYLNPIYFTTIPLCEANYVEHKKIEVIKPKSFQQFRIKEYNLPAGIEKSTTCNAEGDSVFTYVIHSLPAQLIEPNSPSWGYSAPHLLVLGAFQSLQDMFVWSHQLANVDCSIPNQEEILREIQKGAKNDYDKIANTYAWVQQNIRYLAFEAGISAHQPATPAETIRKRYGDCKAMALLLKTLLKVQGFDARQTDIGTWDVPYSLQENPSIASIDHAICTVFYQGKPYYLDATNPYVPLGYVPDNIQGRMALVEDADSFRMNKLPELAADSCFSSITYQTTLESGDDGNYDIKGKLYSKWKGDMKSWILVGNDATAQDEKEKALVAAMGVDERLDKIGDIVMTGNRPRDESLNITAFFMKKGAGQLVDGSVYLDANLDESLFLTPVDTTKRVSDYMIDLRSKEVRDVKILIPEKMEVSSLPAPYQIHTAWVDFCRTYSQTGNQIVMHKECVIHHRRVPRSEIPAWNKIISDWGAACNEQVVLKEK; encoded by the coding sequence ATGAAAATAAGAAAAATGCTCCAATACAGACTTGCTGATTTAGATAGTATGCTGGTATTGCTCTTCGCCTTTTTGCAACCCATCTCGGCTCAAAAAGCTGATGACAATGTGCATATATTGCAATGCAATGATAGATACGTCTTCAAAACTGATGACGCAGGTAAGACTATTGTTGTTAACACTACGGATTATGAGTATGGTGTAACCCAATATTCCGCTCTAGTTCAACCATGTGCTTATTGCGGAGAGTTTATTCGTTTGGACAAGGCACAGTGTAAGGGGTATGCACAATACAAGTCAGCCATTCCTCGTAATGTCTTTTACGATGATACCAAGATTTGCTACTTTAGCTATCAGATTCCAAAGGTTGGCAAGACTCTGAAGGCTTCTTTTACTCGAACCTATCTCAATCCTATTTATTTCACAACTATTCCTTTGTGTGAAGCTAATTATGTAGAGCATAAGAAGATAGAGGTAATCAAGCCAAAATCCTTCCAGCAGTTTCGGATAAAAGAATATAATCTTCCTGCTGGTATAGAGAAAAGTACTACATGTAATGCTGAGGGAGATTCCGTTTTTACTTATGTGATTCATTCCTTACCTGCACAGCTGATAGAACCTAATTCTCCATCTTGGGGATATAGTGCTCCTCATCTCTTGGTGTTGGGAGCATTCCAAAGTCTGCAAGATATGTTTGTCTGGTCTCATCAGTTGGCTAATGTGGATTGCTCTATTCCTAATCAAGAAGAAATACTAAGAGAGATACAGAAAGGGGCAAAAAACGATTATGACAAGATAGCCAATACTTATGCCTGGGTACAGCAGAATATCAGATATTTGGCTTTTGAGGCAGGCATTTCTGCCCATCAACCGGCAACACCTGCTGAAACTATTCGTAAGCGTTATGGTGATTGCAAGGCTATGGCTCTTTTGCTCAAAACCTTGCTCAAGGTGCAAGGCTTTGATGCTCGTCAAACAGATATAGGGACATGGGATGTACCTTATTCTTTGCAGGAAAATCCTTCTATTGCATCTATTGATCATGCGATATGTACGGTTTTCTATCAGGGAAAGCCATATTATCTGGATGCTACGAATCCATATGTTCCTCTAGGCTATGTGCCAGACAATATACAAGGAAGGATGGCTTTGGTAGAAGACGCAGATAGCTTTCGTATGAATAAGTTACCTGAGCTGGCTGCTGATTCTTGCTTTTCTTCTATAACATATCAGACAACCTTAGAATCTGGGGATGATGGAAACTACGATATAAAGGGAAAATTGTACTCTAAATGGAAGGGCGATATGAAGTCTTGGATACTAGTGGGGAATGACGCTACGGCACAAGATGAAAAAGAGAAGGCCTTGGTGGCAGCGATGGGGGTTGATGAACGATTGGATAAGATTGGGGATATAGTGATGACGGGAAATCGTCCTCGGGATGAGTCTTTGAATATCACTGCTTTTTTTATGAAAAAGGGAGCTGGGCAACTGGTTGACGGTAGTGTTTATTTAGATGCCAATCTCGATGAGAGCCTTTTTCTGACTCCAGTGGATACAACCAAACGGGTTTCCGATTACATGATAGACTTGCGGTCTAAGGAAGTACGTGATGTAAAGATTTTGATTCCAGAGAAAATGGAGGTCAGTAGTCTCCCCGCACCTTATCAGATTCATACTGCATGGGTTGATTTTTGTCGCACTTATTCTCAAACAGGCAATCAGATTGTTATGCATAAGGAGTGTGTAATACACCACAGACGTGTTCCGCGAAGTGAAATCCCTGCTTGGAATAAGATTATAAGTGATTGGGGAGCAGCTTGTAATGAGCAAGTAGTATTAAAGGAAAAATGA
- a CDS encoding 3-methyl-2-oxobutanoate dehydrogenase subunit VorB, with translation MANQEVTLMKGNEAIAHACIRCGADGFFGYPITPQSEIIETLALLKPWETSGMVVLQAESEVAAINMVYGGAGAGKRVITTSSSPGVALMQEGISYMAGAEIPGVIVNVQRGGPGLGTIQPSQSDYFQATRGGGNGDYNVIVLAPASVQEMADFVDLAFTLAFKYRNPAMILSDGVIGQMMEKVVLPPVKPRRTEKEIAKECPWATIGRPKSRPVNIMTSLELKPEVMEERNIALQEKYRKIRETEVRYETEQMDDADYVIVAFGSAARIAEKSIENAREQGIKVGLFRPITLWPFPEKEIHELAKTKKGILVVEINAGQMVQDVRLAVNGQTPVEHFGRLGGIVPEPEEIVEALKKLIK, from the coding sequence ATGGCAAATCAGGAAGTTACATTAATGAAAGGCAATGAGGCGATAGCCCATGCCTGTATCAGATGTGGTGCGGATGGCTTCTTCGGCTATCCTATCACACCTCAAAGTGAGATTATAGAGACGCTGGCTCTGCTCAAGCCATGGGAAACATCAGGTATGGTGGTTCTGCAGGCTGAGAGTGAGGTGGCGGCTATCAACATGGTTTATGGTGGCGCCGGTGCCGGTAAGCGTGTCATTACCACTTCTTCAAGTCCGGGTGTGGCTTTGATGCAAGAGGGTATCTCTTACATGGCAGGTGCTGAGATTCCGGGCGTTATCGTCAATGTGCAACGTGGCGGTCCGGGTCTGGGTACCATCCAGCCATCCCAGAGTGATTATTTCCAGGCTACCCGCGGTGGTGGTAACGGCGACTATAATGTTATCGTGCTGGCTCCTGCTTCTGTTCAGGAGATGGCTGATTTCGTTGATCTCGCCTTTACGCTTGCCTTTAAGTATCGTAATCCTGCGATGATTCTGAGCGATGGTGTCATTGGTCAGATGATGGAGAAGGTGGTTCTGCCTCCTGTCAAGCCTCGACGTACCGAGAAGGAGATTGCAAAGGAATGTCCTTGGGCTACCATCGGCCGTCCGAAGAGTCGTCCAGTCAACATCATGACCTCTCTGGAACTCAAGCCTGAGGTGATGGAGGAGCGCAATATTGCTCTTCAGGAGAAATACAGAAAAATCCGTGAAACCGAGGTTCGTTATGAAACCGAGCAGATGGATGATGCCGACTATGTTATCGTAGCCTTCGGTAGTGCGGCACGTATTGCCGAGAAGAGCATCGAGAATGCGCGTGAGCAGGGCATCAAGGTAGGATTGTTCCGTCCTATCACCCTCTGGCCTTTCCCTGAAAAGGAGATTCATGAACTCGCCAAGACCAAGAAGGGCATTCTGGTTGTAGAAATCAATGCCGGTCAGATGGTTCAGGATGTGCGACTGGCTGTGAATGGTCAGACTCCTGTGGAGCACTTTGGTCGTCTGGGCGGTATTGTACCGGAGCCGGAGGAAATCGTTGAAGCATTAAAGAAGTTAATAAAATGA
- a CDS encoding 4Fe-4S binding protein, whose amino-acid sequence MSKIKGAIVVDTGRCKGCSLCVEACPQHVIALAEKKVNVHGYRYVEAAVPDACVGCTSCAIVCPDGCITVYRKKED is encoded by the coding sequence ATGAGTAAGATTAAAGGGGCTATTGTAGTCGACACCGGGCGTTGCAAGGGATGCTCGCTCTGTGTGGAGGCTTGTCCTCAGCATGTCATCGCATTGGCAGAGAAAAAAGTCAATGTGCATGGTTACCGTTATGTAGAGGCAGCTGTACCTGATGCGTGTGTTGGTTGCACTTCGTGCGCCATCGTGTGTCCGGACGGCTGTATCACTGTTTATCGTAAGAAGGAGGACTAA
- a CDS encoding MATE family efflux transporter — MKKVNKRILQLAVPSIISNITVPLLGLVDVAIVGHIGDAAYIGAIAVGSMLFNVIYWLFGFLRMGTSGMTSQALGRRDLAEVLRLLVRSLSIGVGIGVLFFVLQKWLIGCGLWAMSPEADVVELARRYCYVCIWGAPAVLGLYGFTGWFIGMQNTRIPMMVSLTQNVVNIIASLLLVFVGGMTVEGVALGTVIAQWWGFLMACLFYRICYRRLSKYDYRRHLFAAEPLKQFFSLNKDIFLRTLCLVAVNLFFTAAGSRESTIVLAVNTLLMTLFTIFSYFMDGFAYAAEALSGKYYGARNMGAFREVVRRTMGFGAVVAVGFTLLYIVGGENFLSLLTSDKQVIAASGEYFWWAVLIPLSGMSAFVFDGIFVGITQSKSMLSSTAVASASFFGLFFGLHPFLGNHALWLAFILYLLLRGLVLFVIYRKKLR; from the coding sequence TTGAAAAAGGTGAATAAACGAATATTACAATTAGCGGTGCCGTCGATAATATCCAATATCACGGTGCCGCTTTTGGGTTTGGTTGATGTCGCTATCGTCGGGCATATCGGCGATGCGGCTTACATCGGAGCCATTGCCGTGGGGTCGATGCTCTTCAATGTCATCTACTGGCTTTTCGGATTCCTGAGAATGGGAACCAGCGGAATGACTTCGCAGGCTTTGGGAAGGAGAGATTTGGCTGAGGTGCTGAGGCTCCTGGTGCGCTCTCTGAGTATCGGTGTGGGGATAGGAGTGCTGTTCTTCGTTCTCCAGAAATGGCTGATAGGCTGCGGACTCTGGGCGATGTCGCCGGAAGCGGATGTCGTGGAACTGGCACGGAGATACTGTTATGTCTGTATCTGGGGAGCCCCGGCAGTGCTCGGACTCTACGGATTTACGGGCTGGTTTATCGGTATGCAGAACACGCGCATTCCGATGATGGTATCGCTGACGCAGAATGTGGTGAACATCATAGCCTCTCTGCTGCTGGTCTTTGTCGGCGGTATGACGGTAGAAGGCGTGGCGCTCGGAACGGTCATTGCCCAATGGTGGGGATTCCTGATGGCATGTTTGTTCTATCGTATCTGTTATCGCCGGTTAAGCAAGTATGACTATCGCCGGCATCTCTTTGCTGCCGAACCGCTGAAGCAGTTTTTCTCGCTCAATAAGGATATCTTTCTCCGCACCCTCTGTCTGGTGGCGGTCAACCTCTTCTTTACGGCGGCAGGTTCCAGGGAGAGTACCATCGTGCTGGCTGTGAATACGCTGCTGATGACGCTCTTTACCATCTTCTCTTATTTTATGGATGGTTTTGCCTATGCGGCAGAGGCGTTGAGCGGCAAGTATTACGGAGCCCGAAACATGGGGGCATTCCGCGAGGTGGTTAGGAGAACGATGGGCTTTGGAGCTGTCGTGGCAGTAGGTTTCACCTTATTATATATAGTGGGTGGCGAGAATTTCCTCTCTTTGCTCACGAGCGATAAGCAGGTGATAGCTGCATCGGGCGAATATTTCTGGTGGGCTGTGCTGATTCCGCTGTCTGGCATGTCGGCATTCGTCTTCGATGGCATCTTTGTAGGCATCACCCAGTCTAAGTCGATGCTCAGTTCTACCGCCGTAGCCTCGGCTTCGTTCTTCGGTCTGTTCTTCGGCTTGCATCCTTTTCTGGGCAATCATGCCCTGTGGTTGGCCTTCATTCTCTACCTCTTGTTAAGGGGACTCGTACTGTTCGTCATTTACCGTAAAAAACTGCGGTAA
- a CDS encoding thiamine pyrophosphate-dependent enzyme — protein MNDIISPENLVYKKPTLMNDTPMHYCPGCSHGVVHKLVAEVVEEMGMEDKTVGVCPVGCAVFAYRYLDIDWQEAAHGRAPAVATGIKRLWPDRLVFTYQGDGDLACIGTCETIHALNRGEHIAIIFINNAIYGMTGGQMAPTTLLGQKTATCPYGREADLHGYPLNITELASHLQGTCYVTRQSVETVSSIKKAKKAIRKAFEASMQGKGSSLVEIVSTCNSGWKLSPVEANKWMEDNMFKQYPKGDLKDTTGM, from the coding sequence ATGAATGATATAATTTCACCAGAGAATCTGGTATATAAGAAGCCTACACTGATGAACGATACCCCGATGCATTATTGCCCGGGGTGTTCGCATGGCGTAGTTCATAAGCTCGTTGCCGAGGTTGTAGAGGAGATGGGCATGGAGGATAAGACGGTAGGCGTATGTCCGGTGGGCTGCGCTGTCTTTGCTTATCGCTATTTGGATATTGACTGGCAGGAGGCTGCTCATGGTCGTGCACCTGCTGTAGCTACGGGTATCAAGCGCTTGTGGCCTGATCGTCTTGTCTTCACTTATCAGGGCGATGGCGACCTGGCTTGCATTGGTACCTGCGAAACTATCCACGCCCTGAACCGTGGTGAGCATATCGCCATCATCTTCATCAATAATGCCATCTATGGTATGACCGGCGGACAGATGGCGCCAACCACCCTGTTGGGTCAGAAGACTGCTACCTGTCCTTATGGTAGAGAGGCTGATCTTCATGGTTATCCACTCAATATTACCGAGTTGGCAAGTCATCTGCAGGGTACTTGTTATGTAACCCGCCAGAGTGTGGAGACCGTGTCAAGCATCAAGAAGGCAAAGAAGGCTATCCGCAAGGCGTTCGAGGCAAGCATGCAGGGCAAGGGCTCCAGCCTGGTAGAGATTGTTTCTACCTGCAACAGCGGTTGGAAACTCTCACCTGTTGAGGCTAACAAGTGGATGGAAGATAACATGTTTAAGCAGTATCCTAAGGGTGACCTGAAGGATACAACGGGAATGTAA
- a CDS encoding 2-oxoacid:acceptor oxidoreductase family protein — translation MKTEIIISGFGGQGVLSMGKILAYSGLMEDKEVTWMPAYGPEQRGGTANVTVIVSDSRISSPILSHYDVAIVLNQPSLDKFEPKIKPGGILIYDGYGVMNPPQRKDITIYRIDAMDKAAEMKNSKVFNMIVLGGLLKVCPVVSTDGLTKALYKSLPERHHGLIPLNMQAVEEGMKIIEKVD, via the coding sequence ATGAAGACAGAAATCATTATATCCGGTTTTGGCGGTCAGGGCGTTCTCTCTATGGGAAAGATTCTGGCTTATTCAGGACTGATGGAGGATAAGGAGGTAACCTGGATGCCTGCTTACGGACCAGAGCAGCGTGGCGGTACAGCCAATGTAACGGTCATTGTGAGCGACAGTCGCATCTCTTCGCCTATCCTGAGCCATTATGATGTAGCCATCGTGCTCAACCAGCCATCGCTCGACAAGTTTGAGCCGAAGATTAAACCAGGCGGCATCCTGATTTATGATGGCTATGGTGTGATGAATCCTCCACAGCGCAAGGACATCACCATTTATCGCATTGATGCGATGGACAAGGCTGCCGAGATGAAAAACTCCAAGGTGTTCAATATGATTGTTTTGGGCGGTCTGCTGAAGGTTTGTCCTGTTGTGAGCACCGATGGTTTGACCAAGGCGCTTTACAAGTCATTGCCAGAGCGCCATCATGGTTTGATTCCGCTGAACATGCAGGCAGTGGAAGAGGGAATGAAGATTATCGAAAAGGTAGATTAA